In Aliiglaciecola sp. LCG003, a genomic segment contains:
- a CDS encoding MoxR family ATPase — protein sequence MSFNGTGNYIASQELQLAVNAAITLQRPLLIKGEPGTGKTMLAEELAGSLGTELIQWHIKSTTKAQQGLYEYDAVSRLRDSQLGDEKVKDIGNYIVKGKLWQAFDADRPPVLLIDEIDKADIEFPNDLLLELDKMEFFVYETKQTIKAVKRPIVIITSNNEKELPDAFLRRCFFHYIKFPDAEQMRDIVKVHFPDLKKELLNQALESFFDLRDVPGLKKKPSTSELIDWLKLLVAEDIPPEALQNKDGKTSIPPLYGALLKNEQDIHLFEKLVFMARR from the coding sequence ATGTCGTTCAATGGAACAGGAAACTATATCGCGAGTCAGGAATTACAACTAGCTGTAAATGCGGCTATTACGTTGCAACGACCGCTATTAATTAAGGGTGAGCCAGGAACCGGTAAGACCATGCTAGCTGAAGAACTAGCCGGCAGTTTAGGTACAGAATTAATTCAGTGGCATATTAAATCTACCACTAAAGCTCAACAAGGATTATATGAATACGATGCAGTGTCCCGTTTACGGGATTCGCAACTAGGGGATGAAAAAGTCAAAGACATAGGTAACTATATTGTTAAGGGTAAACTGTGGCAAGCCTTCGATGCTGACAGACCTCCGGTTTTGCTGATTGATGAAATCGATAAAGCAGACATCGAGTTTCCCAATGATTTACTTTTGGAACTCGATAAAATGGAATTTTTTGTGTATGAAACTAAACAGACGATTAAGGCTGTCAAACGTCCGATAGTGATTATCACATCCAATAATGAGAAAGAGTTACCGGATGCCTTCTTGCGCCGTTGTTTTTTTCACTACATTAAATTTCCTGATGCTGAGCAAATGCGTGACATCGTTAAAGTCCATTTCCCGGATCTAAAGAAAGAGCTGTTGAATCAAGCGCTGGAATCCTTTTTCGATTTACGGGATGTGCCCGGATTAAAGAAAAAGCCCTCTACCTCAGAATTGATTGATTGGCTTAAATTACTTGTGGCCGAAGACATTCCGCCAGAGGCGTTGCAAAATAAAGACGGCAAAACGTCGATCCCACCACTTTACGGCGCGCTATTAAAAAATGAACAAGATATTCATTTGTTTGAAAAATTGGTCTTTATGGCGAGACGCTAA